The Gymnogyps californianus isolate 813 chromosome 3, ASM1813914v2, whole genome shotgun sequence genomic sequence TTCATGGCGTAGCCAATTGCACTGTTGGTTGCCAGCAAACTCACAAGTTGCTGCATGGGGGTACAGCTTTTATCTGCAGTTCCTCAAACATCTGCTCAAGGTGTGGAGGGGCTATGAAGTACCTGTCAGGACCTGCAAATCAGCCATAAAGGGGTTTTGGGATCACAACTCCATTTCTCAGCATTCCCTTCAGCAACTATGTTATATTTAGCCATAACCTAACCCTTGGTATGTATTTAGACACCTGTTCATATCCATACATCTTTATATttgtatatgcatgtatatgtatcTACATTCATGGATAAGGAGTTTTATCACCAAGTAGAGACATCTAAGTTACAGTTCTTCTCACTCTAAGCTCATTGTATAGctaacagaaaaacaagcaccTCAGAGGATGATTTAATACACCTAAAATCTGAATCACCCTTTGAAAGTACATCTCCACTGACTGGAAAGACCTTAAGATGAATAAAGTTATGTACCTGGAGTATGAATCTCTCCTGACTCCCTTCTTCTTGTTAAACATTTCTTtagatatttaagaaaaataattgttctaTTTCTCAAAACTTgtgcaatttcagaaaaaaaaccacccatcCCCAATCAAATCAAaactagaaacaaaaaattgaagaagcaaaaaaaaccccaaccttccAAATTACCACAGCTTagacaaactgaaatgttttgtttaatgttcagtttttaatgaaaacaataaaacataatttacttacattttgacaaaaaaaattttcaaaatatattaaaaatctaaGCAAAACATTAAGGTatgcttgaaatatttttcgTTTACTCCAAAGGCCAAATATTTGGCCTTTTAAAACTGACCTTTTCTCGTGTAAATTTTCACTTTGTATCACCTCctgcaacaatttttttttaataaaagaattcCTGACCAGAGTCTACTTCTATtaattcattttactttgctgtAGTGTGATATTTCCATTCTCTGcaattcttcctgttttcattgTAATGGTTATGAAATTATCAGTTCTGCAAAGGTTTATATGTAATCATATATTATGAGACGGTTTCCCAAAATGCAGTATAGAGCAGTAGCTTCCAACTATTGATGTGGAAATGTTTACTTTATTTAAGAGTTTAATACTTCTGCACAGACCGTTGGGAGTCATTCCTGCCTGACTTCATGAAGATGTGTATATTCCAGGCATTACAGTCAGAACAGTATATCTGTGTGTAGAAAGGTGCTGGAGTGGAAAGGCAAGAGCCATCTCAGCAGCGATTGTTGCTGCTCTGGCAAGAGGTGATTAATGATGATTATTGCCCTGTGCTCCCAGGGGGGCTGGTGGAGCCTGAGAGTGGGAAAGCCGTGGTGGCGGGCAGGAGGGAGTCCTGGGCTAtgggagctgaggaaggaagCAAACTCTAGTGTGCATGTGCTGGTACGAGAGTGAGGTAGAAGTATGGAGGTAGGATGCGCATTTGGGTATTTGCTGGGGGgatttggagaaagaaagagtcATGGCTGCTTCTGCGCTTTCACCAGGCTGGCACAGAACGGGCACTCACAGCCACAGATTGTATCCAGGGCTCCTTTTGCCATCTCTGATGGTTAGGTATACAGATGAAGCCAGAGATTTAGAGAATGCAAATTTAAGAAAGATTACAAACCCTTGACATTtcaaataagaacaaaatatgacattattttaatcaaaggTATGAAGTGGCCTTATGCATCACATGCTGAATTTGAAAAGATACCTTTTAATTTGAATCTGCATTTTGATCAATTTCAGGTACAAAGCAATTGTAAATCCCATGGACATCCAGACCTCCAGTGTAGTGCTATGGACCTGTCTTAAAGCCATTGCCATCTGGGTAATCTCCATGCTCCTAGCAGTTCCTGAAGCAGTGTTCTCTGAACTGGCCCACATCAATGACATGGATAATGCCACTTTCACAGCATGCATACCATACCCCATGACGGACGACATGCACCCAAAGATCCATTCTGTGCTGATTTTCCTTGTGTATTTCCTTATCCCTCTTGCCATTATTAGTATCTACTACTGTCATATTGCAAAGAGTTTAATAAAAAGTGCTCACAACATCCCTGGAGAATACAGTGAGCATTGCAAAAGACAGGTAAGCAATTTGCTTTTTACATCCCTATGAAAGATTTGTGTGCTGTGTACACTTATAAATGAAAGTACAGGAACTATAATATGCAAATTGTTGGACTTCACAGACAATTAGTTCAGTTTCCACATGCATGAACTAAGCTGAGGATTatctgaaaaatttctttgttttcacaatTACTCAGTATTAAGCCCAGTATGTAAATGAATATGAGCAAGGAAGAATATAAATTCAATGCAATCAATGCATGTTCCTAACAAGAAATGGGATGGGTATACGTGTTTGTATGTGTTGTTACTGTAACCATTACTTGTGTTCTTACTGAGGAACAATGTTTTTGTAGTTAATGGTAGTAGTTTCACCTATCTCTATAGGCAGCCATTTTGGGAAGAAATCTTACATGAACTTTTTGAAAattctctctgttttatttatgcttggaaatgaaaaaactgACATGGGCAAGGAAAATTTTTCTTAGGGGATCTAAGGTTCTTCTCAGACCAAGGAGTGCTGAAAATATGAACATAGAGCATGAACTGATTCTTCTTTGGCTTTCTCAGTAGATCTTTCTTGGATACAATCCTGAACTCGCACTTTTCTAATACTCTTTCTATTATAGATGCTATAAAACTTTCACtataaacattttaacaaagcattttaaaatgctggacAAAGCCAACTTCCCTGTAAGGCACAGGAAGTAATAAGATAGCAACAGGCTGTTCATTAGCAGGaacatttatatatacaaacaACAGCTTTTGCAGTGAAAGTGCCTCAACCACTTTACAAAAGCATTAGTATTGATAGAGAAAAATACTTATGCCCATTGAAACAATTTGGAAGGGTTTTCTCTGccaatattttagaaaatacttttatactCACTGAAATCTCCTTGCGTATATAACATGtacatattcttttaaaaagaaagaccaCATTCCCTCATGTCCTCTTTGCTCAGCATTTCATTACTACTCTAGCCTGTTTCTTGTCAAAAATGCATCTATATTAGCACttcatgtattattttattctccTGTCAAATATAGAGCGCCTTTTGGCTGAACCCTCAGGATGGaaacaatatttaatttatatcGCATTTCTGAACCCACATGTATTTTCAAAgtaagaacatattttttcattctacttagtttttttctttttgttaatctATGAGGCTCAGAAGAATGGAAAATTCCAGTGTACTTACATATCTCCCAGCAAGAGGGAGTGAATTCAGACTATTGCTATCCACTCACATTTCTTTAGGCCATAGCACCTCTGCACCTTTTAGTTTGCCTTTGCAATCTGAGTGCAAATCCTACCAAATTGGAATGTTAGAGTTTTCTCATCGTTTGTGAATTCCCCAATGGTTTTGGTTTAGATAGAGCCAAGAAAACtacttacagatttttttcacatatttttaaaccCTGTTAGAACAAattcacttgatttttttcagaaaattgaaCAAAGCCAGAAAACTTTCCTGCCTTTGCAAAACTTTGGTACCTGACATACATAATAAATCTTTTGGGGGGAATATGTAGAAAGTTTCTACCTCCCTTTGGTGCCGTCTACCTGGCcagtttctctccctctctcagtTTGGAACCACTGTGTAAGCTCATTTCCTGTCAACTTTTCAGCCACTCTCAATATCTACACTGTAATCCATTATACTTTAGCACTGCAATTAAGGTACATTTCTTTTGTGCCATTATTGAAGATTGACTGAACCTTTCACCTTACCCTGGAATTAAGATGCTTCAGATACTGTGCAATGCAGTTTTGGTGGTTTGTCTAGGAGAGAGGTGCAAGCTGAAGCATTTCAGGCAAGATAATGGGATGCAAGTACCGTTGTATAGCTAACACCCTAGCAATGTCTCTACATTTCACTCACAATGTCTCTAGATTTCAAAGCCAATGGTTTCTAAATAGCTTTCTAACTAAAGCTAAGTTTCAAGCGAAGCACTCAGATCTCATCAGAAAAGGTTATGTTTCATGACATCCTTTGGTGCATGCTTTCAGGCTAAAAGCCAATGTTTACTTGGGTCATGAATCATTCTTGCTGTGTATATCATATAGAAAGAGCAACCTTCTGTAACTGCAAACAGCTAGGATCTTTCACTGAAAGTAAACTGAAAGTGAGAAAGGAAAGTAAATGGGATCGAAAAAGTAATTCAGCCCCTGAAGGAAGCATTTTTACTGGCCTTACTTATGATAGTCGTTAAAGCTAACATAAAGCAAAATGCTAcatgttttaattctgttatgTGGAGTAGTTCTATTCGTTGTTGTTCATTTggcttcttttcatctttttagaTGGAGACTCGGAAACGTCTAGCAAAAATTGTTCTAGTTTTTGTTGGCTGCTTTGCTATCTGCTGGTTTCCTAACCATGTGCTATACATGTACCGCTCTTTTAATTACAATGAGATTGATCCATCAACAGGACATATGGTTGTTACCTTAGTGGCCCGAGTGCTAAGCTTCTGCAACTCTTGTGTCAACCCATTTGCACTGTATTTTCTCAGTGAGAGTTTTAGAAGACATTTCAACAACCAGCTTCGCTGCAGGAGGAAAGCTCAGCATGAGAGATCTGCCAGCTACTTGCGCAACTCTTCTGCTATTCAAATGACTTCCCTGAAAAGCAATACCAGGAACACAGTGACTAGCATGACACAACTGAACGGGCACAACTTGAAACAAGAAATGTCATTATGATTTAATAGGTGTGATTTTTGACTGTGGAACAAATTtgaactttttctttgcagtttgtaATTCACTTTTGGCTCTCATATGCTTAGACCGTCTGAATCCTCAGAACAGAGGATCTGTTAAAGTTTGGCCAATCTGAGGTTATTTCACACCTGGTATTACTTTTAGATAGAAGTGAAGAGTACGTTTTAttgagaaaacagaactgaCTGGCTTCATATTGTACTTTAAAAGAGATGCTAATATATGTTGTAACatataagaaagcaaaataatggtGTGAATATTAGTGTAGCTGATCtaacattgctttaaaaagtatagattttctgatctgaaaaatatgtatttttaactgaatattGATCCAGGCTTATGTCTTACTCTGATAGATTTTGCATGATTTTAGCTGTGCTGTGTGTACAAGCATCGTTCGTTAAGACTGGTAGGCATTTTTTGACCCAATTAAGGAGCCATTGCAATGCATAGATTCTAGtttcagataaaaaaattttcaagtaTTGAGTGCCAAATCTTTACCTCATTTAAATCCACcttgttttttcactttggcAGACATGCATGATGAGAATTTACTTTCTGGGAGTTCTGTTGCTGTTGAGGTCAGAATTTTATCTGctaaaattacattcttttcaTGATTAacatctcaaaagaaaaatattgtgtgCAATGTGCAGGTTTTCTAGAACTCAGTGTCTGAAAGCTCATTTCTCTGATATGTTAAGTCTGTGACATCATTGGTTTAGAGTGTCTACATGCTTTACATTTGCTAGTACTAACTGATCTTGCTGATATCAGTACACAGCTAAGAAGGACGCTAAGTGTAATGGGATGGCTGAACATTCAAAGAGGTAAAGTTCTGAGTGGCTTTTTCAGAGAGGGTCTGTGGCAAGACTTCATATAGCTCAGAGCAGTCTCAGAGTGCAGAACCCAGATTACTAccagacaaaaccaaactgaatgATGCCCTGCAGGAACACACCTAACATGCTCTGATCACTAATGATCATCCAGCCCATGGGACCAGACAAGTTCTAGTCTGAAATAACCCCAAGTGATGAAACATGGGTAGCTGGCATTGGTTGCTCAGTACCAGCTGTTTGCTGTCTAGATCTACTCCTCTCACACACACTGTTTACCAGTCTAAACAAAGCCTAAGTACTgttgaaaatctcagctttaaaagacactttttcttttcttgaaggCCCTTGTGCATAAATAGTCAATGCACTTCCAAAAATCCTAGCAGGGCTGCCTGAAAGAAggattttcaaatgttttttgtgAGTCATCCCAGTGCCATGGACAGTGCACAGGTCTTTGTCAGTATTCCCAGGAGGACATTTTCAAGGTACATCGTCAGTGCAGAGCTTGGATTAAAACAGCAGGGACTGGTGGGTGAGGCTGTAGTTACTAATTACTATCCTGTCCAGAATAAATTTGCTAGGAGGGTTTActgctctctcttttccttcacaCTCCTCTGCTGGGTATACCTTATGCAAGGCTTGCAAAGCTGCCCTTCAGACcacaagaaagcaagcagttcagctttaaaatgcctcattttattttttttttactctttttttccttttttcttttttttcttttttaaaatcagttcatGTATCAACACAGATAGTCAAATAGACACAATGACTGAAGTTTGTTGCTGCAAAAACTCATGTAAGGCTACCCATATAAAAGTTTCTAATCTGTCTCAGGACTGCACCAGCTCTTGCTGAAAGAGCTGATGGGGTCGGAGCTGATTCCTCCCTTATACAGCTGCATGCTGTCAGACTAATAACCATTCCCCAAGCCAGGTGAGAGTTTAGCTCGGGCAGGGTCTGTTTCGGGTCTTAGCTCCAGAGAGGAGATGCTCACAATGTCCTTCTTAGGACAAGGGGTAATAAAGGCAGGCAATGGCACCTTGGGGAAGTAGTTTTTTATGGCCAGTTCATGAGccaaatgtgattttaaatagctttttctttcaaattgggtggaactgctccagcacagaTCTGTCTGTGTCATAACACTGTAGCCTGTACCTCTGCAGTGACTTCTCTAAGGTGAATAGTAGAAAGTACACTAGAAATTTAGATTGGATTTCAGAATTAGCTGCTAGTCTTAtaatttcaaaagctgaagTGCTAATGCAATGTAGCAGCTTACAGTTCCTTTTGTCCTCACTTGCTGTTATTTAGTTCTATTTGTAACTCTGTGAACCAGCTGAAGTTCAAATTTCTTTCCCAATTCCCCTACCTTCAAGGCTAGTTATAGACCTACCccaatttttaaagcaacaagaAGGTATATTGATGTAATCTGTAAATGATTTTAGCTAATTACCTGAAAAAGATCCTCAATTGTTAACACTCAGCAGGTAAAGTAACAGATTGAAGGTCTGAATGTCAACCAGTGTGGTCCAGCTAGTGAGACCTATAGTATGTAATGTAGTTAAAGTTGTGTGCAGCattgaaatgagaaaacttACAAAGTTCAGCGTAGACCAGCTCCATACTGCCTGCCCTAGCTGACTGCAGTGGCCCTATGGCTACAGTGGCTCCTTGGAAGACTTTACACAAAGGAGCAGATTGACATGAACTTGTAAATCTATCTGTAATAGTTTAGGAAATTGTCATCTATAACTGCCTAACATTGCCtcatcctcctttttctccatttcgcctcttctctctctccatgcCTTAATTCCGTGTGAGCCCACATGTTctcaaaattcctttttaattttatgccACTAATTCTTCCTGGATGCCAGCCAGAGTTTTGGATTCCTCTCTTCTGATCAGTCCTGAATCATTTTTGCTCACGGATATTTTACacccaca encodes the following:
- the NMBR gene encoding neuromedin-B receptor — encoded protein: METEPPPELTAMPLGGNGSAQLVPDAALLPPGRGTAMFTVRCVIPSLYLLIITVGLLGNITLMKIFISNSAMRSVPNIFISSLAAGDLLLLVTCVPVDASRYFSEEWLFGEVGCKLIPAIQLTSVGVSVFTLTALSADRYKAIVNPMDIQTSSVVLWTCLKAIAIWVISMLLAVPEAVFSELAHINDMDNATFTACIPYPMTDDMHPKIHSVLIFLVYFLIPLAIISIYYCHIAKSLIKSAHNIPGEYSEHCKRQMETRKRLAKIVLVFVGCFAICWFPNHVLYMYRSFNYNEIDPSTGHMVVTLVARVLSFCNSCVNPFALYFLSESFRRHFNNQLRCRRKAQHERSASYLRNSSAIQMTSLKSNTRNTVTSMTQLNGHNLKQEMSL